A portion of the Candidatus Dadabacteria bacterium genome contains these proteins:
- a CDS encoding NUDIX hydrolase, whose product MRKPVQKAGVVAYRENSLGEIEVILVSSRKLNDSWVFPAGGVDYGETPAEAAERECLEESGYKVEIEQPLDIMVIEGGKRHVLYTFFRARAIEDTGDYERDRKRKWCGIDDLPDTVAYLFREVAESFQKNILGSQSWS is encoded by the coding sequence ATGCGTAAACCCGTACAAAAGGCAGGCGTCGTCGCTTACAGGGAAAACAGCCTCGGGGAAATTGAAGTCATCCTAGTGAGTTCAAGAAAGCTCAATGATTCATGGGTCTTTCCCGCCGGAGGAGTCGATTACGGCGAAACTCCCGCTGAGGCGGCGGAGAGGGAATGTCTTGAGGAAAGCGGATACAAGGTGGAAATAGAGCAGCCTCTCGACATAATGGTCATTGAAGGAGGAAAAAGACACGTTCTCTACACTTTTTTCCGCGCCAGGGCCATTGAAGATACGGGAGATTACGAAAGGGACAGAAAAAGAAAATGGTGCGGGATTGACGATCTTCCCGACACGGTCGCCTACCTGTTTCGGGAAGTCGCAGAAAGTTTTCAGAAAAACATCCTAGGCTCCCAGTCCTGGAGCTGA